A genomic stretch from Flavobacterium sp. includes:
- a CDS encoding RNA polymerase sigma factor, with translation MKIIHLHQEETKIIKLAVENNRQAQQQIYGKYSSKMLSVCRQYIKDIQLAEDVMITAFMKAFTNLKNFEHKGSFEGWIRRIMVNECISYLRVQKKVSFAEDEFFTEESFNEIDSQFTVEQIQFLIDALPDGYKMVFNLYAIEGYKHNEIAKMLGINEGTSKSQLSHARKMLQTQITILKKQDNGTE, from the coding sequence ATGAAAATTATTCATTTACATCAAGAAGAAACCAAAATCATAAAGCTGGCTGTCGAAAACAATCGTCAGGCGCAGCAGCAGATTTACGGTAAATATTCTTCGAAAATGTTAAGCGTTTGCCGACAATATATAAAAGATATTCAGCTGGCAGAAGATGTAATGATAACCGCTTTTATGAAAGCCTTTACCAATCTGAAAAACTTTGAACACAAAGGAAGTTTCGAAGGCTGGATTCGGAGAATTATGGTTAACGAATGTATTTCGTATTTAAGAGTTCAGAAAAAAGTAAGTTTTGCCGAAGATGAATTTTTTACAGAAGAAAGTTTTAATGAAATCGACAGCCAGTTTACGGTAGAACAAATTCAGTTTTTAATTGATGCTCTGCCAGATGGTTATAAAATGGTTTTCAATTTATACGCCATCGAAGGATATAAACACAATGAAATTGCCAAGATGTTAGGAATTAATGAAGGAACATCGAAATCGCAATTATCGCACGCCAGGAAAATGCTGCAAACACAAATTACTATTTTAAAAAAACAAGATAATGGAACCGAATAA
- a CDS encoding polyprenyl synthetase family protein produces the protein MNITSQIKQPIITEMELFEKKFHESMTSKVALLNRITYYIVNRKGKQMRPMFVFLTAKMVSGGIVNERTYRGASVIELIHTATLVHDDVVDDSNRRRGFFSINALWKNKIAVLVGDYLLSKGLLLSIDNGDFDLLRIISVAVREMSEGELLQIEKARRLDITEDVYYEIIRKKTATLIAACCALGAKAVIEDEIQVENMRKFGELIGMAFQIKDDLFDYSEEAIGKPTGIDIKEQKMTLPLIHVLNTCTPQEKKWLINSIKNHNKDKKRVKEVIAFVKNNNGLAYAENKMVEFQQEALSLLENYPDSEFKSALTLMVNYVIERKK, from the coding sequence ATGAATATTACTTCACAAATAAAACAGCCTATTATTACCGAGATGGAACTTTTTGAAAAAAAGTTTCACGAATCGATGACTTCAAAGGTTGCGCTGCTCAACAGAATTACCTATTATATTGTAAACAGAAAAGGAAAACAGATGCGTCCGATGTTTGTTTTTCTAACCGCAAAAATGGTTTCTGGCGGAATCGTAAACGAAAGAACGTATCGTGGTGCTTCGGTTATCGAATTGATTCATACCGCAACTTTGGTTCATGATGATGTGGTAGACGATAGTAATCGACGCCGCGGATTTTTCTCCATAAATGCGCTTTGGAAAAATAAAATTGCAGTTTTGGTTGGAGATTATTTACTTTCAAAAGGCTTATTACTTTCTATCGATAATGGTGATTTTGATTTGTTGAGAATTATTTCGGTTGCCGTTCGCGAAATGAGCGAAGGAGAATTACTTCAAATAGAAAAAGCCCGCAGACTTGATATTACCGAAGATGTTTACTACGAAATCATCAGAAAAAAAACAGCAACACTTATTGCGGCTTGTTGTGCGCTTGGCGCGAAAGCTGTAATTGAAGATGAAATTCAGGTTGAAAATATGCGAAAGTTTGGTGAACTAATCGGAATGGCATTTCAAATCAAAGATGATTTATTTGATTATAGCGAAGAAGCCATCGGAAAACCAACCGGAATCGATATTAAAGAGCAAAAAATGACTTTGCCTTTAATTCACGTTTTAAATACTTGTACTCCGCAGGAAAAAAAGTGGTTGATAAACTCCATCAAAAACCACAACAAAGACAAAAAACGCGTAAAAGAAGTTATTGCCTTTGTAAAAAATAATAATGGTTTGGCTTACGCCGAAAACAAAATGGTCGAATTCCAGCAGGAAGCGCTTTCTCTTTTAGAAAACTATCCAGATTCTGAGTTTAAATCAGCTCTTACTTTGATGGTGAATTATGTAATTGAGAGAAAGAAATAG
- the rlmN gene encoding 23S rRNA (adenine(2503)-C(2))-methyltransferase RlmN, which translates to MQIEKKDIRALSKDQLRDFFVANNDKAFRGNQVYEWLWSKGAHSFEDMTNVAKTTRSMLEENFVINHIKVDTMQRSNDGTVKNAVRLHDGLVVESVLIPTETRTTACVSSQVGCSLDCNFCATARLKRMRNLEPGEIYDQILAIDKESRLYHNHPLSNIVFMGMGEPLMNYNNVIKAIEMVTSPEGLGMSPKRIMLSTSGIPKMIKKMADDEVKFKLAVSLHSAIDETRAKIMPFSKNFPLKDLREALEYWYRKTKSKVSYEYVVWKGINDDKASVDALVKFCKYVPCKVNLIEYNPIDDGEFQQASEESIMAYIKALENIGVVVKVRRSRGKDIDAACGQLANKEAEV; encoded by the coding sequence ATGCAAATTGAGAAAAAAGACATAAGAGCCTTATCAAAAGATCAGTTACGAGATTTTTTTGTCGCAAATAATGACAAAGCTTTCCGTGGAAATCAAGTTTATGAATGGCTTTGGAGCAAAGGAGCACATAGTTTTGAGGATATGACAAATGTTGCCAAAACAACACGTTCTATGCTCGAAGAAAATTTTGTGATCAACCATATTAAGGTTGATACCATGCAGAGAAGTAATGATGGAACGGTAAAAAATGCCGTACGCCTGCATGATGGATTAGTAGTAGAATCTGTTTTGATTCCTACTGAAACCAGAACGACGGCTTGTGTTTCAAGTCAGGTAGGATGTAGTTTAGATTGTAATTTCTGTGCGACTGCAAGATTAAAAAGAATGCGAAATCTGGAACCGGGAGAAATCTACGATCAGATTTTGGCAATCGATAAAGAAAGCCGTTTGTATCACAATCACCCGCTTTCGAATATTGTTTTTATGGGAATGGGAGAGCCTTTAATGAACTACAATAATGTCATTAAAGCAATAGAAATGGTAACATCACCTGAAGGTTTAGGAATGTCTCCAAAACGTATTATGCTTTCGACATCAGGAATTCCTAAAATGATAAAGAAAATGGCCGATGATGAAGTAAAATTCAAATTGGCAGTTTCGCTGCATTCGGCAATTGATGAAACCCGCGCGAAGATTATGCCTTTCAGTAAAAACTTTCCTTTAAAAGATTTACGAGAAGCATTAGAATACTGGTATAGAAAAACCAAAAGTAAAGTTTCGTACGAATATGTGGTTTGGAAAGGAATTAATGATGATAAAGCTTCGGTTGACGCCTTAGTGAAATTCTGTAAATATGTTCCATGTAAAGTCAATTTAATTGAATACAATCCAATTGATGACGGAGAATTTCAACAAGCTTCAGAAGAATCCATTATGGCTTATATAAAAGCATTAGAAAATATTGGCGTTGTAGTAAAAGTACGCCGCAGCCGTGGAAAAGATATTGATGCTGCCTGCGGTCAATTGGCGAACAAAGAAGCTGAAGTATAG
- a CDS encoding YceI family protein: MKTIKSILVTVFITIFSFQLNAQRTYTIVDSKSTFEVAGTSTVHDWTMRSTEGTGIANLTVKDSKLTAINSLTISLLAESLKSGKTSMDEVAYEALDTQTHKSIDYTLKSAEKINDSTWILTGTYTVAGVSKEYKTQVKVTTSNTVIILQGSNQITFGDFEMTPPKAALGVVKAGKDLTIIFNISLGQVNQISDL; this comes from the coding sequence ATGAAAACAATTAAATCAATCCTAGTAACCGTATTTATTACCATATTCTCTTTTCAATTAAATGCACAAAGAACTTATACTATAGTTGATTCTAAATCGACTTTTGAAGTTGCCGGAACTTCTACTGTTCATGACTGGACCATGAGATCAACAGAGGGAACCGGCATTGCCAATTTAACTGTCAAAGATTCTAAGCTGACAGCCATAAACAGCCTTACTATTTCATTATTAGCAGAAAGCCTAAAAAGCGGCAAAACGAGTATGGATGAAGTAGCTTATGAAGCTTTAGATACACAAACTCACAAAAGCATTGATTATACTTTAAAATCTGCTGAAAAAATTAATGACTCTACCTGGATTCTAACCGGAACTTATACCGTAGCAGGCGTTAGTAAAGAATACAAAACTCAGGTAAAAGTAACGACCAGCAATACCGTTATTATTTTGCAGGGATCTAACCAAATTACTTTTGGCGATTTTGAAATGACACCTCCAAAGGCTGCTCTTGGCGTCGTAAAAGCCGGAAAAGATCTGACTATAATTTTCAATATTTCTCTAGGTCAGGTAAATCAAATTTCAGATTTATAG
- a CDS encoding YceI family protein encodes MKTIKIKLFAIVIVFFGITTFATAQKSYALDGKSTFSVAGTSTLHDWEMKSASGTGTANFTIANSKLTDIESLSISLLAESVKSEKKSMDKVAYETLKTDKNKNIKYVLKSAEKVNETTWELTGTYTIAGVSKVYKTTVKTTVTKDGLNMQGSNKITFADFGMKSPTALLGTIKTGQDLTIKFNLNFNL; translated from the coding sequence ATGAAAACTATTAAAATAAAACTATTTGCAATTGTAATCGTTTTTTTTGGAATTACAACATTTGCTACAGCACAAAAATCTTATGCTTTAGATGGCAAATCTACCTTTTCAGTTGCAGGAACTTCAACGTTACATGATTGGGAAATGAAATCGGCTTCAGGAACCGGAACAGCAAATTTTACAATTGCTAATTCTAAATTAACTGACATTGAATCTTTATCAATAAGTCTTTTGGCTGAAAGCGTGAAAAGCGAGAAAAAAAGCATGGACAAAGTAGCCTATGAAACTTTAAAAACAGATAAAAATAAAAACATCAAATATGTTTTAAAATCTGCCGAAAAAGTAAATGAAACAACTTGGGAATTAACAGGAACATATACAATAGCAGGCGTTAGTAAGGTGTATAAAACTACTGTAAAAACCACTGTTACAAAAGACGGATTGAACATGCAGGGATCTAACAAAATCACTTTTGCAGACTTTGGAATGAAATCACCAACTGCTTTGCTTGGCACAATCAAAACAGGACAGGATTTAACCATAAAATTTAATTTAAACTTTAATTTATAA
- a CDS encoding O-methyltransferase — MHFISQELEDYIEQHSENEPELLAKLNKETYQKILLPRMLSGHFQGRVLSMLSKLIRPVNILEIGTYTGYAALCLCEGMQENGQLHTIDIKEELVDFQRKYFDASPWGNQIFQHLGEAIDIIPTIDVKFDLVFIDADKENYLNYWEMIVPKMNKGGIILSDNVLWSGKILEPVHPNDTSTKVLLEYNQLLKDDPRVETVLLPIRDGLTVSRVL, encoded by the coding sequence ATGCATTTTATATCACAAGAATTAGAAGATTATATCGAACAGCATTCTGAAAATGAACCGGAATTACTGGCGAAACTAAATAAAGAAACTTACCAGAAAATACTTTTACCGCGAATGCTCAGCGGACATTTTCAAGGTCGCGTTTTAAGCATGTTGTCAAAATTAATTCGTCCGGTAAATATCCTTGAAATCGGAACTTATACCGGTTATGCTGCTCTTTGTTTATGCGAGGGAATGCAGGAAAACGGCCAATTACATACAATTGACATTAAAGAAGAATTAGTAGATTTTCAAAGAAAATACTTTGATGCGTCGCCTTGGGGAAACCAAATTTTTCAGCATTTAGGTGAAGCTATTGATATTATCCCAACTATTGATGTGAAATTTGATTTGGTATTTATTGATGCAGATAAGGAAAATTACCTCAATTACTGGGAAATGATTGTTCCGAAAATGAATAAAGGCGGCATTATTTTATCTGATAATGTTTTGTGGAGCGGAAAAATCCTGGAACCAGTTCATCCAAATGACACAAGTACAAAAGTACTTTTAGAATACAATCAGCTTTTAAAAGATGATCCGCGCGTTGAAACCGTTTTACTGCCTATTCGTGATGGATTGACGGTGAGCAGAGTTTTATAA